In a genomic window of uncultured Sphaerochaeta sp.:
- a CDS encoding phytoene/squalene synthase family protein: MVAEKHEQIFRSGSKTYYFSSRFFPPAVRRDVYALYGFVRTADNLVDTQPVDPAQFHAFRQAYTLAFQTGKASGDIIIDAFIELQGRKQFNPQWTEAFLDSMEHDLVKSSCDSIDEVLTYIYGSAEVIGLYMARIMDLAQEAFPYAAMLGRAMQFINFIRDIQEDNELGRRYLPLAGSKLSSLEYAYTASHQQAFSTFLRTQIKRYQAWQKEAEKGYRFIPRRYRIPIMTAADMYCWTAQQIAKDPMIVYRKRVKPPKTRILRRGFAHSLGVALPCRLFRKQNA; encoded by the coding sequence ATGGTCGCTGAGAAACACGAACAGATTTTTCGCAGTGGGAGCAAGACCTACTACTTCAGCTCGCGCTTCTTCCCCCCTGCTGTTCGCAGGGATGTCTACGCCCTCTATGGGTTTGTCCGGACAGCCGACAACCTGGTGGATACCCAGCCGGTTGATCCCGCCCAATTTCATGCGTTCAGGCAGGCCTACACCCTTGCCTTTCAGACCGGGAAAGCCAGTGGGGACATCATCATCGATGCATTCATCGAGTTGCAGGGGCGCAAACAGTTCAATCCCCAGTGGACGGAGGCCTTCCTCGACTCCATGGAACATGATTTGGTCAAGTCAAGCTGTGACAGCATTGATGAGGTACTTACCTACATCTACGGTTCGGCTGAGGTCATCGGCCTGTACATGGCCAGGATCATGGATCTGGCACAAGAGGCTTTCCCCTATGCAGCCATGCTGGGCAGGGCTATGCAGTTCATCAATTTCATCCGGGACATCCAGGAGGACAATGAGCTGGGAAGACGATATCTTCCGTTGGCCGGCAGCAAGCTCTCCTCCCTTGAGTATGCGTACACAGCTAGTCACCAGCAGGCATTCAGCACGTTCCTTCGCACTCAGATCAAGCGCTACCAAGCTTGGCAGAAAGAGGCGGAGAAAGGGTATCGTTTCATACCCCGGCGCTATCGCATACCCATCATGACGGCAGCTGACATGTACTGTTGGACAGCACAACAGATCGCCAAGGATCCGATGATCGTCTACCGAAAGCGGGTCAAGCCGCCCAAGACCCGGATTCTTCGAAGGGGTTTTGCCCATAGCTTGGGAGTGGCTTTGCCATGCAGACTTTTTCGAAAACAGAACGCCTGA
- a CDS encoding dihydrodipicolinate synthase family protein encodes MQERYYGCWPTMITPFTEDNKVDFAGVRKLTDWYIDRGCDGIFAVCQSSEMFFLSDQEKLDIAKAVVEAAAGRVKVIASGHTSDDHAKQIAELGAMAETGVNAVVLVSNRMAKQDEGADVFNANAQDIFAQLPSVTFGLYECPYPYLRLLDDEFLSWAAKEDKLVFLKDVSCSLEIEKRRVELVKGTNLALFNANTATVLDSWIAGYHGYNGVMANFHIDIYKWLYEHFRENEALAREVSDFLTIAGVSEARSYPVNAKYHYDLTDIPMSLVTRSKSVSLLNENGRHEIASLIRMEQAMRTKLGLKQ; translated from the coding sequence ATGCAAGAACGTTATTACGGCTGTTGGCCGACCATGATCACCCCGTTCACCGAAGACAACAAGGTGGATTTTGCAGGGGTTCGCAAACTTACCGACTGGTACATCGACCGTGGTTGCGACGGCATCTTTGCCGTTTGCCAGTCCAGCGAGATGTTCTTTCTCTCCGATCAGGAGAAACTCGATATCGCCAAGGCTGTGGTGGAAGCGGCGGCAGGAAGGGTGAAGGTCATTGCAAGCGGGCACACCAGTGACGACCATGCAAAACAGATTGCCGAGCTTGGTGCAATGGCCGAGACCGGGGTCAATGCGGTGGTGCTTGTTTCCAACCGGATGGCCAAACAGGATGAGGGAGCCGATGTCTTCAATGCGAATGCACAGGACATCTTCGCCCAGCTTCCTTCGGTCACCTTCGGCCTCTATGAGTGTCCCTACCCCTACCTGAGACTGCTTGATGACGAGTTCCTCTCTTGGGCCGCCAAGGAGGACAAGCTGGTCTTCCTCAAGGATGTCTCCTGCTCCCTGGAGATTGAGAAACGCAGGGTTGAGCTGGTCAAGGGAACGAACCTTGCCCTCTTCAATGCAAATACCGCCACCGTTCTCGACTCCTGGATTGCAGGCTACCATGGCTACAACGGGGTGATGGCCAACTTCCACATCGACATCTACAAGTGGCTGTATGAGCACTTCCGTGAGAACGAGGCCCTTGCCCGGGAAGTCAGTGACTTTTTGACCATCGCCGGGGTGAGCGAGGCACGCTCCTATCCGGTGAATGCAAAGTACCACTACGACCTCACCGATATTCCCATGAGCCTGGTCACCCGCTCCAAGTCGGTCTCCCTACTCAATGAGAATGGCCGCCATGAGATCGCCAGCCTGATCCGGATGGAACAGGCGATGCGGACCAAATTGGGGTTGAAGCAATGA
- a CDS encoding TRAP transporter small permease, which translates to MKKVLLVLRDVMEVYLPIISFVFLFLAFILQVFFRYVVNHPLTWTQDVIVIGFCWSVILGACYTMRRKGHVQFTMLYEAYSPKVAAWARLLGNLLIIGTFAVMVVPSFKYAFFLGFQKTPVLRVSYTWIFLPFTYFLLSIIGYTIKPVIEDWKVITGKLDDAFDHRYDPLLGEVKR; encoded by the coding sequence ATGAAAAAAGTATTGTTGGTCCTACGGGATGTCATGGAAGTCTACCTTCCCATCATCTCCTTCGTCTTCCTGTTTCTGGCATTCATCCTGCAGGTATTCTTCCGGTATGTGGTCAACCACCCGCTTACCTGGACCCAGGATGTGATTGTCATCGGTTTCTGCTGGTCGGTCATCCTTGGTGCCTGCTACACAATGCGCCGCAAGGGACACGTACAGTTCACCATGCTCTATGAAGCCTACAGCCCCAAGGTTGCAGCCTGGGCTCGCTTGTTGGGAAACCTCCTGATCATCGGCACCTTTGCCGTCATGGTCGTTCCCTCCTTCAAGTATGCATTTTTCCTCGGATTCCAGAAGACCCCGGTCCTGCGGGTCTCCTACACCTGGATTTTCCTCCCCTTCACCTACTTTCTGCTCTCCATCATCGGCTATACGATCAAGCCGGTCATCGAGGACTGGAAGGTGATCACCGGCAAGCTGGATGATGCCTTCGACCATCGCTATGACCCGTTGCTTGGGGAGGTAAAGAGATGA
- a CDS encoding TRAP transporter large permease codes for MSFPLFITLFVFILIFILRMPIALGMLASAACYLLVKGADLSLVVNQVMNTYYTNYVIIAVPLFIFTANVMNSGKVTDMIFKFAGGLTGRMRGALGQVNVIASLIFSGMTGSAIADAAGLGKIEIQAMKDDGYDPEFSCAITAASATIGPIFPPSIPLVIYAMLSSTSVGALFMGGMVPAVMLALFLMIYVALVAKKRNYPRGEKIVWKVFLLFTLKALPALLTPIILLVGIYTGVMTPTEAGAIAGLYAMLVSVFAYRAMGWKDLFEVVKTTIKDVGATSIMIGAATIISYIVAREQLAANIGNWILGFTSSKWTFMLLVNIVILILGMFMDTSTIQLVFVPIMIPVAQALGIDMIHFGLVVTFNMMVGLSTPPFGMLLFITSGISGTPLKGVMKEIIWPLVVMLIVLVIITYIPEVTLFLPRAAGLI; via the coding sequence ATGAGTTTTCCCCTCTTCATTACCCTGTTTGTCTTCATCCTGATCTTCATACTCAGGATGCCCATTGCCTTGGGCATGCTCGCCTCGGCTGCATGCTACCTTCTGGTGAAGGGTGCGGACCTGAGCCTGGTCGTGAACCAGGTCATGAATACCTACTATACCAACTATGTCATCATTGCCGTTCCCCTCTTCATCTTCACAGCAAACGTGATGAACTCGGGAAAGGTAACCGATATGATCTTCAAGTTCGCAGGCGGCCTCACCGGAAGGATGCGGGGAGCCCTGGGACAGGTGAACGTCATCGCCTCGCTGATCTTCAGCGGCATGACCGGTTCGGCCATTGCCGATGCAGCCGGGCTTGGCAAGATAGAGATCCAAGCCATGAAGGATGATGGGTATGACCCTGAGTTCAGTTGCGCCATCACCGCAGCCTCTGCAACCATCGGCCCCATCTTCCCCCCGTCCATCCCCTTGGTCATCTACGCCATGCTGTCCAGCACCTCCGTGGGTGCGCTCTTCATGGGTGGCATGGTACCGGCTGTGATGCTTGCACTCTTTTTGATGATCTACGTCGCACTGGTTGCCAAGAAGCGCAACTATCCCCGTGGCGAGAAAATTGTCTGGAAGGTCTTCCTGCTCTTCACCCTCAAGGCTCTTCCCGCCTTGCTCACCCCCATCATTCTTTTGGTAGGCATCTACACCGGTGTGATGACACCCACTGAAGCGGGTGCCATCGCAGGGCTCTATGCAATGCTCGTGTCGGTGTTTGCCTACAGGGCAATGGGATGGAAGGACCTCTTCGAGGTGGTGAAGACCACCATCAAGGATGTGGGGGCAACCAGCATCATGATCGGGGCGGCCACCATCATCAGCTACATTGTTGCCCGCGAGCAGTTGGCTGCAAACATCGGGAATTGGATCTTGGGATTCACCTCAAGCAAGTGGACCTTCATGCTGCTGGTGAACATCGTCATTCTCATCCTGGGCATGTTCATGGACACCTCCACCATCCAGCTGGTCTTCGTCCCGATCATGATTCCGGTGGCACAGGCCTTGGGCATCGATATGATCCACTTCGGTCTGGTTGTTACCTTCAACATGATGGTCGGGCTCTCCACGCCGCCTTTCGGAATGCTCCTGTTCATCACCAGTGGCATCTCGGGAACCCCGCTCAAGGGTGTCATGAAGGAGATCATCTGGCCCTTGGTGGTCATGCTGATCGTCCTGGTCATCATCACCTATATCCCTGAAGTCACCCTCTTCCTGCCCAGGGCGGCAGGCCTCATCTAA
- a CDS encoding YhcH/YjgK/YiaL family protein yields the protein MILDQLTNLHRYIPALPALETVASILASGVLKTQEFGSYKTEDPRVRYNLFTYATEKQHADAYEVHRKEIDVQILLSGHERMEIADSATLSVTQPYDEAKDALFGPATGMVTFVANPSVFALFFPGEPHGPNLIDTESSTVVKVVFKVLAE from the coding sequence ATGATACTTGACCAACTGACCAACCTGCACCGCTACATTCCCGCTCTTCCCGCCCTTGAAACGGTTGCATCCATTCTTGCAAGCGGGGTTCTGAAGACCCAGGAGTTCGGAAGCTACAAGACCGAAGACCCCCGTGTTCGCTACAACCTCTTCACCTATGCCACCGAGAAACAGCATGCGGATGCCTATGAGGTGCACCGCAAGGAGATTGATGTCCAGATTCTTCTCTCGGGCCATGAACGCATGGAAATTGCAGACTCCGCCACCCTATCAGTCACCCAGCCCTACGATGAGGCAAAGGACGCCCTCTTTGGACCGGCAACGGGCATGGTCACCTTCGTTGCAAACCCCTCGGTCTTCGCCCTCTTCTTTCCTGGTGAGCCCCATGGGCCGAACCTCATTGACACAGAGAGCAGCACCGTGGTGAAGGTGGTCTTCAAAGTGTTGGCCGAATAG
- a CDS encoding carotenoid biosynthesis protein, producing the protein MQTFSKTERLILVLLIPFYLIGVVLHLADATFPLMLAITPFSILGTSILGFWFEARAKNTPLLVWALGTFLVTLALEIVGVATSLIFGAYTYGPTLGLSVLGVPLLIGINWTLIILGLAELVGKYCKQPVVVALLTASLTVVFDYVMEPVAIAFDYWTWTGGGIPLQNYIAWFCIAFVFALLYQQRKVKATNTVPTLIVLIQFVFFLLLRIFAV; encoded by the coding sequence ATGCAGACTTTTTCGAAAACAGAACGCCTGATCCTCGTTCTCCTTATTCCCTTCTATCTCATCGGGGTGGTCTTGCACCTTGCTGATGCAACCTTCCCCCTCATGCTTGCGATCACCCCGTTCTCCATTCTGGGCACCTCCATCCTCGGGTTCTGGTTTGAAGCCAGGGCCAAGAATACGCCGTTGTTGGTTTGGGCCTTGGGCACGTTCCTGGTCACCCTTGCCCTGGAGATTGTCGGGGTTGCCACCTCGCTCATCTTCGGAGCCTACACCTACGGTCCGACCCTTGGTCTCAGCGTGTTGGGTGTTCCCCTCCTCATCGGCATCAATTGGACCCTCATCATCCTGGGGTTGGCCGAACTGGTCGGGAAGTATTGCAAGCAGCCCGTGGTGGTCGCTTTGCTTACCGCCTCCCTTACCGTCGTCTTTGACTATGTCATGGAACCGGTGGCCATCGCCTTCGACTACTGGACATGGACCGGAGGGGGCATCCCCTTGCAAAACTACATCGCGTGGTTCTGTATTGCTTTTGTCTTCGCATTGCTGTATCAACAGAGGAAGGTGAAGGCAACCAACACGGTTCCCACCCTGA
- a CDS encoding sialic acid TRAP transporter substrate-binding protein SiaP: MKKAIITLLMAALVLPMAFAQASTEVKPVELVYTMTAVPTDAHAGAMRVFKETVEKASGGQIKVLTYDSASLFKQEQEVSAVKSGQADMTATSASWLTDGSPWVSMFTAGYIFKTYDHMTGVLNGPVGQEVFDRIAKEQGIRPLGAQYLGTRQLNLVEDREIKTPADLKGVNLRMPNSDSWIFLGKALGANPTPISFSELYMALQTKTVDGQDNPLPSTKNAKFYEVTKSITITNHLVDSVWPAINEAKWQSLTEQQKAWVMEGVKAGIEYCDTTNLKAEAELVDYFKSAGMKIYYADLDAFSEHVLAQYLASPYAKSWDKAMFEKVQAAGK, encoded by the coding sequence ATGAAAAAAGCAATCATCACCCTTTTGATGGCAGCCCTGGTACTTCCCATGGCTTTCGCCCAAGCTTCCACCGAAGTGAAGCCCGTTGAATTGGTCTACACGATGACCGCAGTTCCCACCGATGCTCATGCCGGTGCCATGCGTGTCTTCAAGGAGACCGTCGAGAAAGCCTCTGGTGGCCAGATCAAGGTGCTCACCTATGATTCCGCCTCCCTCTTCAAGCAGGAGCAGGAAGTTTCTGCAGTCAAGAGCGGTCAGGCCGACATGACTGCCACTTCCGCTTCCTGGCTCACCGATGGCAGCCCCTGGGTATCGATGTTCACCGCCGGTTACATCTTCAAGACCTACGACCACATGACTGGCGTACTCAATGGCCCGGTAGGACAGGAAGTGTTCGACCGCATCGCCAAGGAACAGGGCATTCGCCCCCTCGGCGCACAGTATCTGGGAACCAGACAGCTCAACCTGGTTGAGGACAGGGAGATCAAGACACCGGCCGACCTCAAGGGCGTGAACCTGAGAATGCCGAACTCCGACTCCTGGATTTTCCTGGGCAAGGCACTGGGTGCCAACCCGACCCCGATCTCCTTCAGCGAGCTCTACATGGCTCTGCAGACGAAGACCGTCGACGGACAGGACAACCCGCTTCCGTCCACCAAGAATGCAAAGTTCTATGAGGTCACCAAGTCCATCACCATCACCAACCACTTGGTTGACTCCGTATGGCCCGCCATCAACGAAGCAAAGTGGCAGTCCCTTACCGAGCAGCAGAAAGCTTGGGTGATGGAAGGCGTGAAGGCCGGTATCGAGTATTGCGACACCACCAACCTCAAGGCTGAGGCTGAGCTGGTCGACTACTTCAAGAGTGCCGGCATGAAGATCTACTATGCAGATCTGGATGCCTTCTCCGAACATGTACTGGCACAGTACCTGGCCAGCCCCTATGCCAAGAGCTGGGACAAGGCTATGTTCGAGAAAGTCCAGGCAGCTGGCAAGTAA
- the crtI gene encoding phytoene desaturase family protein, with the protein MGKTAIVIGGGFGGLSSAALLARDGWSVTLVEKNDQLGGRARYWHKDGFTFDMGPSWYLMPEVFERYFSLFGKKRSSYFDLKPLDPYYKVFYGEGETAALTPRFEENKELFESFEKGGGAALEEYMQQSTYKYEVAMEDFLYRDYKHIGQFFNRRLMTEGLRLGVLGKLDRFVSGYVQDRRAKQILEYAMVFLGTNPAQAPAIYSIMSHVDLRLGVFFPQKGMAGAAEGFAQLCRELGVELVTNAEVKRITTKDGKAVGVETAKGTFEADVIISSADYEHTESVLLEQNLRTYSQSYWKKRVVAPSMFIAYLGIGRKLENLEHHNLYFAKEWDSHFDTIFKDPAWPNDPCFYLSCISKTDPSSAPDGCENVFLLVPVAPGLEDSDAQRERYFQHIVEHVKQVTGEDLGKDLLVKRLYSHRDFIQDYHAYQGTALGLSHTLMQTAVFRPRHQSKHVKNLYYTGQYTHPGVGVPMVLIASELIAKDIQETYGR; encoded by the coding sequence ATGGGAAAAACTGCAATAGTAATTGGTGGAGGCTTCGGTGGCCTCAGTTCGGCAGCCCTTCTGGCCCGTGATGGTTGGAGTGTCACGCTCGTCGAAAAGAATGACCAGCTTGGTGGTCGCGCCCGCTATTGGCATAAGGATGGGTTCACCTTCGACATGGGCCCCTCCTGGTATCTTATGCCTGAGGTGTTCGAGCGCTACTTCAGCCTTTTCGGCAAGAAACGTTCTTCCTATTTCGATCTCAAACCGCTCGATCCCTATTACAAGGTTTTCTATGGAGAAGGAGAAACCGCAGCGCTTACTCCGCGCTTTGAGGAGAACAAGGAGTTGTTCGAATCCTTTGAGAAGGGCGGGGGTGCAGCACTTGAGGAGTATATGCAGCAGTCCACCTACAAGTATGAGGTGGCTATGGAGGATTTTCTCTACCGCGACTACAAGCACATCGGCCAGTTCTTCAACAGGCGGCTGATGACCGAAGGCCTGCGCCTTGGGGTGCTGGGCAAGCTTGACCGCTTTGTCAGCGGATATGTCCAGGACCGACGCGCCAAGCAGATCCTTGAGTATGCCATGGTGTTTTTGGGTACCAATCCCGCCCAAGCACCTGCAATCTACTCCATCATGAGCCATGTGGATCTCAGGCTGGGAGTCTTCTTCCCCCAGAAGGGAATGGCAGGGGCTGCAGAGGGGTTTGCCCAGCTGTGCCGTGAGCTTGGGGTGGAACTGGTCACCAATGCCGAGGTAAAGCGCATCACCACCAAGGACGGCAAGGCTGTGGGGGTGGAGACCGCCAAGGGTACGTTTGAGGCCGATGTCATCATCAGCTCCGCTGACTATGAGCACACCGAATCGGTCCTCCTGGAACAGAACCTGCGCACCTATTCCCAGTCCTACTGGAAGAAACGGGTGGTCGCTCCATCCATGTTCATCGCTTATCTGGGCATCGGGCGTAAGCTGGAAAACCTGGAACACCACAATCTGTACTTCGCCAAGGAGTGGGACTCCCACTTCGATACCATCTTCAAGGATCCGGCCTGGCCCAACGACCCGTGCTTCTATCTCAGCTGCATCAGCAAGACCGACCCGTCCTCCGCTCCCGACGGGTGTGAGAACGTCTTTCTGCTTGTCCCAGTCGCCCCCGGCCTTGAGGACTCGGATGCACAACGGGAGCGTTACTTCCAGCATATCGTTGAGCACGTCAAGCAGGTCACCGGTGAGGATCTGGGCAAGGACCTTCTGGTCAAGCGACTCTATTCCCATCGTGATTTCATCCAGGACTACCATGCCTACCAGGGCACTGCGCTTGGGTTGAGCCATACCCTGATGCAAACCGCGGTCTTCCGTCCCCGCCATCAGAGCAAGCACGTGAAGAACCTCTACTACACAGGCCAGTACACCCACCCAGGAGTAGGAGTACCGATGGTACTCATCGCAAGTGAATTGATTGCCAAGGATATTCAGGAAACCTATGGTCGCTGA
- a CDS encoding MATE family efflux transporter, with protein sequence MHTNLGKDNLSSLLAKLSIPSMIALFSASLYTIADTIFLGRTVGATALAGLGFASPIQLLLVAFAQLFGAGSASVISRALGKRDQDRANRAFSTSAVTLLGVTALFALFFLSLPSLVLSWFGPAGETSEQALRYLSALLSFTPFFTASTFLSAMLRSEGKAGKALSLLLIGNTVNIILDSIFILSLDLGIQGAALATGLGHLVAVAFGLYALLGRKGTFSWSRPSRILLKEILPLGLPSWIRQVGTGAVIALVNSLLLASTGSDAVASYTLITQVTMLCYLPLSALVMGFAPIAGFSYGAQDTKRLASLVKLSVGVQLVLGLLLLISLQGFAGPILSLFTKDRNLVSSTLVPLRIVLSTIPLVGIQSLGASYFQSIGKSMQSLLLWTSRQFVLLLPLVLMLSSRFGSLGIWISFPLSDLLSVLLTIAWLRRELIRLQKS encoded by the coding sequence ATGCACACCAATCTGGGCAAAGACAACCTCTCCTCCCTGCTGGCCAAACTGAGCATCCCCTCGATGATTGCGCTCTTTTCCGCATCGCTGTACACCATTGCCGACACCATCTTCCTTGGTCGTACAGTGGGAGCGACAGCGCTGGCAGGGCTTGGCTTTGCCTCCCCCATCCAGCTGCTTCTGGTGGCGTTCGCCCAGCTCTTCGGTGCCGGATCTGCTTCGGTCATCAGCAGGGCGTTGGGAAAGCGGGACCAGGATCGGGCAAATCGGGCATTCAGCACCTCAGCTGTCACCCTGCTTGGGGTGACAGCCCTCTTCGCTCTCTTCTTTCTCTCCCTTCCTTCGCTTGTCCTCTCCTGGTTCGGTCCGGCAGGAGAGACCTCAGAACAAGCCTTGCGCTATCTGTCAGCCCTCCTGTCCTTCACCCCGTTCTTCACTGCAAGCACCTTTCTCTCCGCCATGCTCAGGTCCGAGGGTAAGGCCGGCAAGGCCCTGTCATTGCTCTTGATCGGCAATACGGTGAACATCATCCTGGACAGCATCTTCATCCTTTCCTTGGATTTGGGTATCCAAGGAGCTGCGCTTGCAACCGGGTTGGGGCATCTGGTCGCAGTAGCCTTTGGCCTGTATGCATTGCTAGGCAGAAAGGGGACCTTCTCCTGGTCAAGACCCTCAAGGATACTCCTCAAGGAGATACTCCCCCTCGGTTTGCCATCCTGGATCCGCCAAGTGGGAACGGGAGCCGTCATTGCCCTGGTGAACTCCCTGCTGCTGGCCAGTACAGGCTCTGATGCGGTTGCCTCCTACACCCTCATCACCCAGGTCACCATGCTCTGTTACCTTCCGCTCTCAGCACTGGTGATGGGCTTCGCCCCCATCGCAGGGTTCAGCTATGGTGCACAGGACACAAAGCGGCTTGCCTCCCTGGTCAAGCTCTCTGTAGGTGTACAACTTGTTCTCGGCCTGCTCCTGCTCATCTCGCTCCAAGGGTTTGCCGGCCCCATCCTCAGTCTGTTCACCAAGGACAGGAATCTGGTCTCGTCCACGCTTGTGCCCCTGCGCATCGTACTCTCAACCATCCCTTTGGTGGGAATCCAGAGCCTGGGAGCCTCGTACTTCCAGAGTATCGGCAAGAGCATGCAATCGCTGCTCTTGTGGACCAGCAGGCAGTTTGTGCTGCTGCTTCCCTTGGTGCTCATGCTTTCTTCGCGCTTCGGCAGTCTGGGAATCTGGATTTCCTTCCCTCTCTCCGACCTGCTCTCGGTCCTTCTGACCATCGCTTGGTTGCGCCGGGAACTGATCAGATTGCAAAAATCCTGA